Below is a window of Flavobacterium sp. CFS9 DNA.
AAATTGTGTGGGTTTGCTTTTAAAATTTTACTCCGGTTTTAAAACCCAATTCAAATAAAAAAACAGCCTCATGAAATACCGATTTATACTTATAGTTGCAAATTGTTGTTTCTTTTTTAGTACAAGTGCCCAAAATACAACAACTTTCAAATCATCAGATCCTGCTTTAGAACTTGCTTTTAATCGTGCCAAAGATATGGCCCTAAGCTATAAAGGAGATTCAAATGATCCGGTTGGACCGTGGTATGAAGCCGCACTGCCTTCCCGATCTGCTTTTTGCATGAGGGATGTCGCACATCAAAGTATTGGCGCAGAAATACTCGGATTGCATAAAGAAAATAAAAACATGCTGTCTCTCTTTGCTCAAAATATTTCAGAAAGCAAAGACTGGTGTTCGTATTGGGAAATTAACAAATACGGAAAACCTGCACCTGAGGATTATCGAAATGATAAAGAATTCTGGTACAACCTCAACAGTAATTTTGATATACTGTTTGCCTGTTGGAGATTGTATTTATGGACAGGCGATGAAAGTTATATCAGAAATCCTGAATTTGAAAACTTCTTCGAGAAATCAGCCACCAGCTATATCGAACGCTGGACACTCGATGCTGACTCTCTATTAACAAGACCGGAATTTCCCAACGCTCCTGTCTCTTTTAACAGCAAAGATGATTTTCACAGATGCCGTGGTCTTGCCTCCTACTCAGAAGGAATTCCGGGATTAAAAATGGGTATCGATTTAGTTGCCGCGATTTATCGGGGGCTACTCACCTATTCTGCCATTTTAGAACACAAGGGAGATTTCCAAAAGGCTAAAATCTTCAAAGAAAAAGCTCTAAAATACAAGCAGCAGATTGAACAAACCTGGTGGGACAATACAACCTCAACTTATAATGTTATTTACACCAGCAACGGAAACTTTAGCAAAGATGCCGGTGAACTGTTTTTGTTATGGTTTGATGCTTTAACAGATTCTACTCGTACTAAAAAAACAATTGAACATATTATTTCGGGGAAAAACAATGTCGAAAATTTATCTTATCTCCCTTTCTTACTGTACAAATACGGTTTTGAAAACAAAGCTTATGAATACATCTTATACCTAACCGATCCTGCAACCAAAAGAAGAGAATATCCCGAAGTTTCTTTTGGAGTAATCGAGGGTATTGTACACGGCTACATGGGTATAGAACCTGATGCAGCCACCAAAACAATCACTACTTTATACCGCGGAAAAAGTAATACCACCGCTGAATTAGACAATTTACCCATTTTAAATACCCTCTTATTTATCCAACAAGAAAGTCAAAAAACGACGCTTTACAACAAAGGAACCCATCCGATACAATCGCGCATTATGTTTTCCGGAAATTATAAAACAATAGTTCTCAACCATAAAAAAATTACCGCCAGCCACAAAAAAGATGTTAACGGAAATTCCTATACATTTGTTGATGTCCCTTTAAATTCCGGACAGAAAATAACTGCATCTTTAAAATAATAAATCACAAAAAAATTTATCTAAAAACAACACAAACAAACACTACTAATACGATAAATAAAAGCTGCTGGCGGTAATTATCCAAAACCTATAAAAAACAATTCTAATGAAGAGATTCTTTCAGAAAAAACAAAAACACATTCTATTGGCCCTTGTCACTTTTTTCTCCATAGTGTGGAAAACATTTTCGCAGGAAGACCGTCGCTGGCAGATCAATCAGGACGGCACTATTTCGTGGCAGATCGGCAACAACATTCCGCATGACGATCATATCGAAATGAGTGGCAAGAAGATTTCAACTGTTCTAAGGTATGGCATTGCAGCAGACGGTTCGTTCCGTGCTACCCGCAGTTTGGTCTGGCCCATGCTCCGAACCATTCCTAATAATACCCATGCCAGTTTAACACGAAGGTTTTCGCAAGACGGTTTTAATTTGGTAACTGTGAACTACAAACCTATTGCAGCAGAAAAAGTGACTTCACTAACTTTGGACGGAACACTACTTGTGAAGAGTAAAGCAGGCAATACACTGGAATTGACCCGACAATTTTTTCCGTCAACAACTTTAGCGGGTTATTGTGAAATTTATACTCTTAAAAACATTTCTGAAAAAAACTGTGTCGTAGAAATTCCAAAATCGAATACCGTTTACACCACAGATCCCGCAAAAGGCACAGAAGGCAGTTATGCCATACATGTTGATCTTTACAACTCCGGAAACTTTACTCTTAAGACCAATGAAACTATTCGTTTTTCTGTTTTCTATTCAGGTGTCAAAACAAACGAGCAGGTTCCTGTTGTAAATGTCGAAGAAGAAAAAGAAAAGCGCATTAAACTAATTCAGAATATCTGGGACAAACTCATCTTAGAAACCCCCGATCCCGTTTTAAATACTGAATTTGCTTTTGCCAAAATCAGAGCTTCTGAAAGTATTTTTGAAACCAAAGGTGGTCCTATGCACGGTCCGGGAGGAGAATCTTACTATGCTGCTATCTGGGCCAATGATCAGGCCGAATATATAGGTCCGTTTTTTCCTTTCTTAGGTTATGACTATGGCAATCAGGCTTCACTAAATGCTTATCTACAATTTGCCAAATTTATGAACAAAGAATACCAACCTATTCCGAGTTCGATTGTAGCCGAAGGAACTGATATTTGGGCCGGAGCCGGTGATCGTGGCGATGGTGCGATGATTGCTTATGGAGCTTCGCGTTATGCACTTTCGAGAGGAAATGCAGATGAAGCCAAACAATTATGGCCCTTGATCGAATGGTGCCTGGAGTATTGCCATAGAAAATTAAATTCTGATGGTATTGTAACTTCCGATTCTGATGAACTTGAAGGCCGTCTTCCTGCCGGAAAGGCCAATTTAAACACCTCTTCTTTATATTATGATGCTTTGAATTCTGCTGTTTATTTGAGTAAAGCTTTAGGGAAAAACGAAGCACAACTTAAGGCTTACAAAGCCCAGGCTCAAAAATTAAAAACAGCCATTGAAAACTACTTTGGTGCTAAAGTAGAAGGTTTTGAAACGTACAAATACTACAAAGAGAATGATATTCTAAGAGCCTGGATCTGTACGCCGCTCACGATGGGCATCTACGATAGAAAAGATGGAACCATTGAGGCCTTATTCTCACCAAGATTATGGACAAAGGACGGTCTTGCCAGCGTAGCGGGTGACAAAATTTTCTGGGATCGTTCGACTTTGTATGCCCTAAGAGGCGTACTCGCAGCGGGAGAAACCGACAAAGCACTGGATTTTCTGCATTACTATTCTAACCGCCGTTTACTAGGAGATCACGTACCCTACCCTGTAGAAGCTTATCCCGAAGGAGATCAGCGTCATCTTTCAGCTGAAAGCGGATTGTATTGTCGAATTTTTACCGAAGGATTGTTTGGTATCCGACCTACAGCTTTGAACTCGTTTGACTTCACTCCACGTCTTCCTAAATCCTGGCCCATCATGAAATTGCGCCACATCAGTGCATTCGAACATGATTTTGACATTACGGTGGAAAGAGCCGATAAAAAACTAAAAATAACAATCTCTGAAGGCAAAAAAATAATCGTCAAAAAAGTTATTAAAGACGGAGATACCGTAAATATTGTTTTTTAATAAAATACTTAATCAAAATAAAGAACCTGAGGTTCGGAACATATAAACACGATAAATATGTTCCGTTCCTATGGAACTTTACAAAATGAAAAAAACTATTTTTCAACGGATTAAAATCAGTTGCTACAAAAAAACATTCCTAGCGGAATTAAAATTTTACGAAAACACATACGTGAAACTCCTGCTTGCAGAAAATAATAATCTAAACTTTTTATAAAACGAAACTGTATTGAACTTAGCAAAATAAAGAACCCACTTTATATCCAATTTAACTTGCAATCCTCAAAGAACAATTAAAAACTTCCGCAATATTGAATCTTTTCTAAAATATTTACAAAAAAATTAACAAGCTAAGCCGGTAAATAAAAATATCTTTGTCGCAACTATGACAAAAAAGTTCTACATACTGCTATTCGTTACGATTGGTTTCCTGATGGGGCCAACGTTTACGTATGCGCATGGAACAAAAAAAGAAATGTCATGTTGCAAAAACGAATCTGCTGCAAAAGATTGTTGCAGCAAAAAAGATTCGAAAGACAAAAAACATGGCTGTGATAAGAGCTGCATGGGAAATTCCTGTACGCCAACCAGTAGCTGTGGCTTTTCGCCAATGGCAATTTTTCAAACAGAAAACCACTCTCTAATTGGTTTTTCTGAAAAAAAACAAACTTACTTTTACTCGGAAATCTTTATTTCTTCAGATTTCCGTTCGATCTGGCTTCCACCTAAAATAAGCTAGATTTCTTTTGTGACAGCCAGAGGTCTGTCTTATCCAAAGCCATTTTTAAGGCTTTAATTCAAAACTATTTTTTAATCTTAACTCTATGTCAGAAATAGCTGTATTTGCTATAGTTTCTGCTGTGCTTTAGGATTAATTCATCCAAAAAAACACATTCAATGAACTCAATAACAAAATTATTGATGGCAATGTCTCTCTTGCTATCCGTTACTTTCGCCAGCGCTCAAATCAAAAATAAAACAACTGAAAAAGTAAAAGTCAACGGTAACTGCAGCATGTGCAAAAAAGTGATCGAAACTGCCGCAAACGTTAATAAAGAAGCCAAAGTAATCTGGAACGAAGACACTAAAATGGCTACTATTACTTACGATGCTCAAAAGACAAATCTTGACACCATTCTAAAACGCATCGCAGATGCAGGATACGACAACGAAAAATTTAAAGCTCCAAATGCCGTTTACGACGAACTGCACGGATGTTGTCAATACGACAGAGAACCAAGCGATAAAAAACCAACTAGTTCGTCGTCACATCATTAAAAACCAATTTACTCGTAATACTTTTATTTAAAACCAATTACTGGTAAACCTAAAAAAGAAATCATGTTCAAAATAAAAAATATAATCACGCTATTCACTCTTGTAGCAGCCGTTTCTATGACAACTGCACAAATAAAAGTGGGAGATACTTTTCCGGATGTCCAGCTTCAAAACAATAAGAATATTACAACCAAATTAAATTCTTTTAAAGGAAAAACGGTTTTAGTAGACTTCTGGGCATCCTGGTGTGCTCCTTGCCGACTGGCCAACAAAAAACTCGTTAAAATGTACGAACAGTATAAAGATCAGAATTTTGAAATCGTTGGAATATCAATCGATAACGACAAAACAAAATGGTTAAAAGCCATTGAAAAAG
It encodes the following:
- a CDS encoding heavy-metal-associated domain-containing protein, translating into MNSITKLLMAMSLLLSVTFASAQIKNKTTEKVKVNGNCSMCKKVIETAANVNKEAKVIWNEDTKMATITYDAQKTNLDTILKRIADAGYDNEKFKAPNAVYDELHGCCQYDREPSDKKPTSSSSHH
- a CDS encoding TlpA family protein disulfide reductase; translation: MFKIKNIITLFTLVAAVSMTTAQIKVGDTFPDVQLQNNKNITTKLNSFKGKTVLVDFWASWCAPCRLANKKLVKMYEQYKDQNFEIVGISIDNDKTKWLKAIEKDKMKHQQLIDPKGFEAKTALTFGVEALPSAFLFDASGKLVAINPTEAQIIAQIKKNKK